The following proteins are encoded in a genomic region of Devosia lucknowensis:
- a CDS encoding ATP-dependent helicase, translating into MTEPVPAYRPMGGPITSQLQRQGKYSAKVDYLAGLNPEQREAVLATDGPLLVLAGAGTGKTRVLITRIAHILLESRAQPWEILAVTFTNKAAREMKVRIDSFVKPLPELQWMGTFHSMSAKILRKHAELVDLKSTFTILDTDDQIRLIKQLLAAENIDEKRWPARQFAGMLDAWKNRGLQPKDVPAADSSYYANGKGGRLYHDYQARLKALNAADFGDLLLECIRLFRENPDVLAEYHRKFKYMLVDEYQDSNTAQYLWLRLLAQGKPAAEANICVVGDDDQSIYGWRGAEVDNILRFETDFPGAKVIKLERNYRSTANILKAASTLIAFNEGRLGKTLFTDVADGGDLVSFTQVYDSEEEARTIGEEIEQFQRQGEPLNSMAILVRASFQMREFEERFITLGLNYRVVGGPRFYERKEIRDALAYLRLVAQPADDLAFERIVNVPKRGIGDSTVKMLMETARGMKVPLLAATRMLVETEELKPKQRTTLRALIAQFDDWAWRSESLKPYQLVENILEESGYTDMLEAEKSVESQGRKENLKELSRSMEEFDTLGGFLEHIALVMDRDSADASDAVTIMTLHSAKGLEYDTVFLPGWEDGTFPSQRSMDESGRAGLEEERRLGYVGITRGRKRVRISAAQNRRIHGLWQSAIPSRFIDELPPDAVEVTDKGSAYGGYSYGGGAASRFNKADPFESVYETPGWKRARANQESRKGGGPLTIEGELVARSVDLGGESSGYKLGERVFHLKFGYGEVIQIEGNKLTIDFEKAGTKKVLESFIRKG; encoded by the coding sequence ATGACTGAACCCGTACCCGCATATCGCCCTATGGGTGGGCCCATCACAAGCCAACTACAGCGGCAGGGCAAGTACTCCGCGAAAGTGGACTATCTAGCTGGGCTAAATCCAGAGCAGCGTGAAGCAGTTCTGGCGACCGATGGTCCACTGCTCGTGCTCGCTGGTGCAGGAACAGGGAAGACAAGGGTTCTCATCACTAGAATTGCCCACATCCTGCTCGAAAGCAGAGCGCAGCCATGGGAAATTCTCGCGGTGACGTTCACCAACAAAGCAGCGCGCGAGATGAAGGTTCGGATTGACTCGTTTGTTAAGCCGCTCCCTGAGCTACAGTGGATGGGCACCTTCCACTCCATGTCGGCAAAAATCCTGCGCAAGCATGCCGAACTCGTCGACCTCAAATCCACTTTCACCATTCTCGATACCGACGACCAGATCCGGCTGATCAAGCAGCTGCTGGCCGCGGAAAACATCGACGAAAAACGCTGGCCGGCCCGACAGTTCGCTGGCATGCTCGACGCCTGGAAGAACCGCGGATTGCAGCCCAAGGACGTGCCCGCAGCCGACAGCAGCTACTACGCCAATGGCAAGGGTGGCAGGCTCTACCACGACTATCAGGCGCGCCTGAAGGCGCTCAATGCCGCCGATTTCGGTGACCTGCTGCTCGAATGCATCCGTCTGTTCCGCGAGAACCCGGATGTGCTGGCCGAGTACCATCGCAAGTTCAAGTACATGCTGGTGGACGAGTATCAGGACAGCAACACCGCCCAGTATCTGTGGCTGCGTTTGCTCGCGCAGGGCAAGCCCGCCGCGGAAGCCAACATCTGCGTGGTGGGTGACGACGACCAGTCCATCTATGGCTGGCGCGGCGCCGAGGTGGACAACATCCTGCGCTTCGAAACGGACTTCCCCGGCGCCAAGGTCATCAAGCTGGAGCGCAACTATCGCTCCACCGCCAACATCCTCAAAGCAGCCTCGACACTGATCGCCTTCAACGAAGGGCGGCTCGGCAAGACCCTGTTCACCGATGTCGCCGATGGCGGCGATCTGGTCTCCTTCACGCAGGTCTACGACTCCGAGGAAGAAGCGCGCACCATCGGCGAGGAAATCGAGCAGTTTCAGCGACAGGGCGAACCGCTCAATTCCATGGCCATCCTCGTCCGCGCCTCGTTCCAGATGCGCGAATTCGAAGAGCGTTTCATCACGCTCGGCCTCAACTATCGCGTCGTCGGCGGCCCCCGCTTCTACGAACGCAAGGAAATCCGCGACGCCCTGGCCTATCTGCGGCTGGTGGCGCAACCGGCCGACGACCTCGCCTTCGAGCGCATCGTCAACGTCCCCAAGCGCGGCATCGGCGACTCCACCGTCAAGATGCTGATGGAAACCGCGCGCGGCATGAAAGTGCCGCTCCTGGCAGCGACGCGCATGCTGGTCGAAACCGAGGAACTCAAGCCCAAGCAGCGCACGACGCTGCGGGCACTGATCGCCCAGTTCGACGACTGGGCCTGGCGCAGCGAAAGCCTCAAGCCCTATCAGCTGGTCGAAAACATCCTGGAAGAAAGCGGCTATACCGACATGCTCGAGGCCGAGAAATCCGTCGAGAGCCAAGGGCGCAAGGAAAACCTCAAGGAACTCAGCCGCTCCATGGAGGAATTCGACACGCTCGGCGGCTTTCTCGAACACATTGCCCTGGTGATGGACCGGGACAGCGCCGACGCCAGCGACGCCGTGACCATCATGACCCTCCACTCGGCCAAGGGCTTGGAATACGACACCGTATTCCTGCCGGGTTGGGAGGATGGGACGTTCCCCAGTCAGCGATCCATGGACGAAAGCGGTCGCGCCGGGCTCGAGGAAGAGCGGCGGCTGGGCTATGTCGGGATAACCCGTGGACGCAAGCGGGTCCGCATCTCGGCCGCGCAGAACCGGCGCATCCATGGCCTCTGGCAATCGGCCATCCCGAGCCGCTTCATCGACGAGTTGCCTCCCGACGCTGTGGAAGTCACCGACAAGGGCTCGGCCTACGGCGGCTATAGCTATGGCGGCGGCGCTGCGAGCCGCTTCAACAAGGCCGATCCATTCGAGAGCGTCTATGAGACGCCGGGCTGGAAGCGCGCCCGCGCCAACCAGGAAAGCCGCAAGGGCGGCGGCCCGCTGACGATCGAAGGCGAACTCGTGGCCCGCTCGGTCGATCTGGGCGGCGAATCCAGCGGCTACAAGCTGGGCGAGCGCGTGTTCCACCTCAAGTTCGGCTATGGTGAAGTCATCCAGATCGAAGGCAACAAGCTGACCATCGATTTTGAAAAGGCCGGTACCAAGAAGGTGCTGGAGAGTTTCATCCGCAAGGGGTGA
- a CDS encoding outer membrane protein assembly factor BamD, with the protein MKLDVVSQYSSRAIRFAAMGLMAVVLTACAGGGLFGPVKLKEEPIVPAQSLYQGALDDMDRQYYQTAIEKLEKLERQHPRDPLTEKGKLMQVYANYRIGKFDEAILAADRYMALYPSSSEMAYVLWLKGTSYYAQIKDITRDQQLSRDAIDTYNLLINNYPKSEHAADAKEKLLVAYDQLAGKEMSVGRYYQGNGQYAAAINRFREVVERWQTSTHIEEALYRLTETYLLLGLSNEAMSAAAVLGHNYPASDWYKRAFEVLGKQGLAPQLNSGSWLAAHRS; encoded by the coding sequence GTGAAGCTTGACGTTGTGAGCCAGTATTCCAGCCGGGCCATCCGGTTCGCTGCCATGGGCCTGATGGCCGTGGTCCTGACGGCCTGTGCAGGCGGGGGACTGTTCGGTCCCGTGAAGCTCAAGGAAGAGCCGATCGTTCCGGCGCAGAGCCTCTACCAGGGCGCGCTAGATGACATGGACCGTCAGTATTACCAGACCGCCATCGAAAAGCTTGAAAAGCTCGAGCGTCAGCATCCGCGCGATCCGCTGACCGAGAAGGGCAAGCTGATGCAGGTCTATGCGAATTATCGCATCGGCAAGTTCGACGAAGCCATTCTTGCTGCCGACCGCTACATGGCGCTCTACCCGTCGAGTTCGGAAATGGCCTACGTGCTCTGGCTCAAGGGCACGTCCTATTACGCTCAGATCAAGGACATCACGCGCGACCAGCAACTGTCGCGCGACGCCATCGACACCTATAATCTGCTGATCAACAATTATCCCAAGTCCGAACATGCGGCGGACGCCAAGGAAAAGCTGCTCGTCGCCTACGATCAGCTGGCCGGCAAGGAAATGTCAGTTGGTCGCTACTATCAGGGCAATGGCCAGTATGCTGCCGCCATCAACCGTTTCCGCGAAGTGGTGGAACGCTGGCAGACTTCGACCCATATCGAGGAAGCCCTCTATCGCCTCACCGAGACCTATTTGCTGCTCGGCCTATCGAATGAAGCCATGTCGGCCGCCGCTGTCCTGGGCCACAATTATCCGGCGAGCGACTGGTACAAGCGCGCTTTCGAAGTGCTCGGCAAGCAGGGCCTTGCCCCACAGCTCAATTCTGGCAGCTGGCTGGCGGCACACCGCAGCTAA
- a CDS encoding PRC-barrel domain-containing protein, with amino-acid sequence MDHTNHVRLSSSELTPSILEGATIYGADDHKVGKVDHVHGLDTVIIDVGGFLGLGAKPVAVPLSDLEFMRDEDGDVHAVTGWTKDQLKSMPEHHH; translated from the coding sequence ATGGACCACACCAATCACGTTCGCCTGTCATCGTCCGAGCTGACACCCTCGATCCTTGAAGGCGCCACGATCTATGGTGCCGACGACCACAAGGTGGGCAAGGTCGACCATGTACACGGTCTCGACACGGTCATCATCGATGTCGGCGGCTTCCTGGGCCTGGGCGCCAAGCCGGTCGCGGTTCCGCTCAGCGACCTGGAATTCATGCGCGACGAGGATGGCGACGTCCACGCGGTGACCGGATGGACCAAGGACCAGCTCAAGTCGATGCCCGAGCATCATCACTGA
- a CDS encoding aminopeptidase P family protein: MASQTFQPAVFQSFDEKSDPSNVAPRLSQLRQAMHKAGIDAVLIPRADAHRGESVPPGEARLAYITGFTGSAGLAVVGSEKAGLFVDSRYTLQAPAQTDTSLVTVHETGQGGISEDVRLYVPKSGTLAYDPWLHTPGEVRDIAQKLSGHAQVVPHANLVDAIWKDRPGAPVSPIEFLGHNRAGKSASDKIADLQKALVSDHADAVVLTLPESICWLLNMRGRDVPNTPFVLGFAIVPDAGRPTLYLDAAKITPELHKALEGVAEVADANRFATDLEALGAAAKTVLIDPQSAPAAVADTLGNAGAKLIEKRDPVLGPKSVKNEVELSGMREAHRLDGVALAKFLHWFDSEAPKGQLTEIGIVTALESFRREDETCVDASFDTISGAGPNGAIVHYRVTTKTDRILQAGELMLLDSGAQYLSGTTDITRTLFTGSATAEQKDRYTRVLKGMIAISQARFPRGTSGAQIDILARQFLWQDGVTYNHGTGHGVGAFLGVHEGPVGISSRYATPLEAGNVLSNEPGFYKTGEYGIRIENLIVVRDADRFPGYLEFETITLAPIDTRLIDRSLLTPGEVDWLNAFHAKVWAEIGPRVTGEVKNWLAQATKAI; this comes from the coding sequence ATGGCATCCCAGACTTTCCAACCCGCTGTTTTCCAGAGCTTTGACGAAAAATCCGATCCTTCCAATGTTGCCCCGCGACTGAGTCAACTCAGGCAAGCCATGCACAAGGCGGGTATCGACGCCGTTCTGATTCCGCGCGCCGATGCCCATCGCGGTGAATCGGTCCCCCCCGGCGAGGCGCGTCTCGCGTACATCACCGGCTTCACCGGATCGGCGGGCCTGGCGGTCGTAGGCTCCGAAAAAGCCGGCCTGTTCGTGGACAGCCGCTACACGCTTCAGGCGCCTGCCCAGACCGATACCAGCCTTGTGACGGTGCATGAAACCGGTCAGGGCGGCATCAGCGAGGACGTCCGCCTCTACGTGCCAAAGAGTGGCACGCTGGCCTATGATCCGTGGCTGCACACGCCGGGCGAGGTGCGCGATATCGCGCAAAAACTCTCGGGCCATGCGCAGGTCGTGCCGCATGCCAACCTCGTCGACGCCATCTGGAAGGACCGCCCCGGCGCACCGGTCTCGCCGATCGAATTTCTCGGCCACAATCGCGCCGGCAAGTCGGCTTCCGACAAGATCGCGGATCTCCAGAAAGCACTGGTGTCCGACCATGCGGACGCCGTCGTTTTGACCCTGCCCGAGAGCATCTGCTGGCTGCTGAACATGCGCGGGCGCGATGTCCCCAACACGCCCTTCGTCCTTGGTTTCGCGATCGTGCCCGATGCGGGCCGTCCGACGCTTTACCTGGACGCTGCCAAGATCACGCCGGAACTGCATAAAGCGCTTGAGGGCGTCGCTGAAGTGGCAGACGCCAACCGTTTCGCCACCGATCTTGAGGCCTTGGGCGCGGCGGCAAAGACCGTACTGATCGATCCCCAATCGGCCCCCGCCGCCGTTGCCGATACACTGGGCAACGCCGGGGCAAAACTGATCGAGAAACGCGATCCTGTGCTTGGCCCCAAGTCGGTCAAGAACGAGGTGGAACTGTCGGGCATGCGGGAGGCGCATCGCCTCGACGGCGTGGCGCTGGCCAAGTTCCTCCACTGGTTCGACAGCGAGGCGCCCAAGGGGCAGCTCACCGAAATCGGCATCGTGACCGCGCTCGAAAGCTTTCGTCGCGAGGACGAAACCTGCGTCGACGCCAGCTTCGATACCATTTCGGGAGCCGGCCCCAATGGCGCAATCGTCCACTACCGAGTGACCACCAAGACCGACCGCATTCTGCAGGCCGGGGAACTGATGCTGCTCGATAGCGGCGCGCAATATCTGTCGGGGACCACCGATATCACCCGCACCCTCTTCACCGGCTCCGCCACCGCTGAACAGAAGGATCGCTATACCCGCGTCCTCAAGGGCATGATCGCCATCTCGCAGGCCCGCTTCCCACGGGGCACCAGCGGCGCCCAGATCGATATTCTGGCGCGCCAGTTCCTCTGGCAGGATGGCGTGACCTACAACCACGGCACCGGCCACGGCGTCGGGGCATTTCTGGGCGTGCACGAGGGGCCGGTCGGCATCTCGTCACGCTACGCGACGCCGCTGGAAGCGGGCAATGTCTTGTCCAACGAGCCGGGCTTCTACAAGACCGGGGAATACGGCATTCGCATCGAAAACCTCATCGTAGTGCGCGACGCGGACCGCTTCCCCGGCTATCTCGAGTTCGAAACGATCACCCTGGCCCCGATCGATACAAGGCTGATTGACCGGTCGCTGCTGACACCGGGCGAAGTGGACTGGCTCAATGCCTTCCATGCCAAGGTCTGGGCTGAAATCGGGCCGCGCGTGACTGGAGAGGTCAAGAACTGGCTGGCGCAGGCCACCAAGGCGATCTGA
- a CDS encoding 50S ribosomal protein L11 methyltransferase, translating into MSVDQLSSNALTKEQAYALVDAVSENDELALTVSAHENEETGEWVFEATCDSPPDLESFSELARQVLGGDVTFTVEAIDPEINWVAKSLEGLAPVIAGGFYVYGSHETGPIPDGLTPMKIDAAQAFGTGHHETTTGCLEAIETLLTERTPARMIDIGTGTGVLAIALAKRLEAVILATDIDPIAVTTTVDNAVENGVGEQIDAIEATGLDHPEIAARAPYDLVVANILAGPLTDLAPGVGGITQKGGTAILSGILNTQADGVIAAYQNAGFALKDHLKRKDWTTLVLERA; encoded by the coding sequence ATGTCCGTCGATCAGCTCTCGTCAAACGCCCTTACCAAAGAGCAGGCCTATGCGCTGGTCGACGCCGTGTCGGAAAATGACGAGCTGGCGCTGACCGTATCAGCGCATGAAAACGAGGAAACCGGTGAATGGGTGTTCGAAGCCACCTGCGACAGCCCTCCCGATCTTGAATCATTTTCTGAACTGGCCCGCCAAGTGCTCGGGGGAGACGTCACTTTCACCGTCGAGGCGATCGATCCGGAGATCAACTGGGTCGCCAAATCGCTCGAGGGTCTGGCCCCCGTCATTGCCGGTGGCTTTTACGTCTACGGTAGCCATGAGACCGGCCCCATCCCCGATGGCCTTACCCCGATGAAGATCGACGCCGCACAGGCCTTCGGGACCGGGCACCACGAAACGACGACGGGGTGCCTCGAGGCCATCGAGACCCTGCTGACCGAGCGCACTCCCGCGCGCATGATCGATATCGGAACCGGCACGGGCGTCCTGGCCATCGCCCTCGCAAAGCGGCTGGAGGCTGTCATTCTCGCCACCGACATCGACCCCATCGCCGTGACGACGACAGTCGACAACGCGGTGGAGAACGGCGTGGGAGAACAGATCGACGCCATCGAGGCTACCGGTCTCGACCACCCCGAAATCGCGGCACGGGCTCCGTATGATCTGGTGGTCGCCAATATTCTGGCCGGCCCGCTCACCGACCTTGCGCCCGGGGTTGGCGGCATCACCCAGAAAGGCGGGACCGCAATCCTTTCGGGCATCCTCAATACACAGGCTGACGGCGTCATCGCCGCCTACCAGAACGCCGGCTTTGCGCTCAAGGACCATTTGAAGCGCAAGGACTGGACGACGCTGGTGCTGGAACGGGCGTGA
- the recN gene encoding DNA repair protein RecN has protein sequence MLNALSVRNIVLIDQLDLALDSGMTVLTGETGAGKSILLDALTLALGGRGDASLVRQGQDSGQVVAVLELAVDHPARALLRDNAIADDEDVILRRVQFADGRTRAFINDQPVSASLLQKVGSQIVEIHGQHDDRALVDVATHRAALDAFGELASEANAVRECWAHLVEAQQAVAEQRALVAEAVAAEDYARHAVEELGKLKPVAGEEGELAERRQQLQQAEKAASDVVEIDEILNGPNAPSPALASLMRRLMRKIDGGSTLFQPIVDALDASLVTLDRTTDALEDLKREMAFDPGELEAVEERLFALRAAARKHQTTPDELVVVLEKYQGDLDTLQSGESRLKALEVEETAARARYREVADILSAGRRAASQALSSAVEAELPDLKLGAARFIVDHQVDADRIAATGFDQIAFHVQTNPGTAAGPLLKVASGGELSRFLLALKVVLADRGSAPVLVFDEIDTGVGGAVADAIGRRLARLASNVQVLTVTHAPQVAARANRHLLIEKQMVEEGAFMRTHVKPLDKPARQEEVARMLAGAEITNEARAAAKKLLGAVG, from the coding sequence ATGCTGAACGCGCTCTCAGTCCGCAATATCGTCCTTATCGACCAGCTCGATCTCGCCCTCGATTCCGGCATGACGGTGCTCACCGGTGAAACCGGCGCCGGCAAATCCATCCTGCTTGACGCCTTGACCCTGGCACTTGGGGGCAGGGGTGATGCGTCGCTGGTCAGACAGGGGCAGGACAGCGGCCAGGTGGTGGCTGTGCTGGAACTGGCTGTTGATCACCCGGCACGGGCGCTCCTGCGAGACAATGCCATTGCCGACGACGAAGACGTTATCCTGCGCCGTGTGCAGTTTGCCGATGGGCGGACCCGGGCCTTCATTAACGACCAGCCGGTCTCGGCTTCGCTTTTGCAGAAGGTTGGAAGTCAGATCGTCGAAATCCATGGACAGCATGATGACCGTGCCCTGGTCGACGTGGCGACTCACCGGGCCGCCCTCGATGCGTTCGGTGAGTTGGCCTCGGAGGCCAATGCGGTACGCGAATGCTGGGCGCATCTGGTCGAGGCGCAGCAAGCGGTGGCCGAACAGCGGGCCTTGGTGGCCGAAGCTGTGGCCGCCGAGGATTATGCCCGCCATGCCGTGGAAGAGCTGGGTAAGCTGAAGCCGGTGGCGGGCGAGGAGGGGGAACTCGCTGAACGGCGCCAGCAATTGCAGCAGGCCGAGAAGGCCGCATCCGATGTCGTGGAAATCGACGAAATTCTCAATGGACCCAATGCACCGAGCCCCGCCCTGGCGTCGCTGATGCGGCGATTGATGCGCAAGATCGATGGTGGGTCTACGCTGTTCCAGCCCATTGTCGATGCGCTTGATGCGTCCCTCGTGACGCTGGACCGGACCACCGATGCGCTTGAAGACCTGAAGCGCGAAATGGCCTTCGACCCCGGCGAATTAGAGGCGGTGGAAGAACGCCTGTTTGCGTTGCGGGCAGCGGCCCGAAAGCACCAGACCACGCCGGACGAACTCGTGGTTGTCCTCGAAAAGTATCAGGGCGATCTCGACACGCTGCAAAGCGGTGAAAGCCGGCTCAAGGCGCTTGAGGTCGAGGAGACGGCCGCACGAGCCCGCTATCGCGAGGTTGCGGACATTCTCAGCGCGGGACGGAGGGCCGCTTCCCAGGCGCTCAGCAGCGCTGTCGAGGCGGAGCTGCCCGATCTCAAGCTCGGTGCGGCGCGTTTCATCGTCGACCATCAGGTCGATGCGGACCGGATTGCGGCGACGGGCTTCGACCAGATCGCCTTCCATGTTCAGACCAATCCTGGCACTGCCGCTGGTCCCTTGCTCAAGGTCGCTTCGGGCGGCGAGCTCAGCCGGTTCCTGCTGGCTCTCAAGGTGGTTCTGGCCGATCGGGGCTCAGCCCCGGTCCTGGTGTTTGACGAAATCGACACCGGCGTGGGCGGTGCTGTGGCCGATGCGATCGGTCGGCGTCTCGCGCGCCTTGCCTCCAACGTGCAGGTTTTGACAGTAACTCATGCGCCGCAGGTCGCGGCCCGCGCCAATCGCCACCTGCTGATCGAAAAGCAGATGGTGGAAGAGGGCGCCTTCATGCGCACGCATGTGAAGCCGTTGGACAAGCCGGCCCGCCAGGAAGAGGTGGCGCGCATGCTCGCTGGTGCGGAGATCACCAACGAAGCCCGTGCTGCTGCCAAGAAATTGCTCGGAGCCGTGGGATAG
- the ligA gene encoding NAD-dependent DNA ligase LigA encodes MSDLPLKDVSDLSEAEARDELERLAAAIAEADLAYHQNDAPEITDAEYDALRVRNAEIETAFPDLVRSDSPTGKVGAAPAEGFSKVRHAVPMLSLAKAYTDDDVADFIERGRRFFQKDEGLELAFTAEPKIDGLSASLRYENGVFVQGATRGDGSVGEDITANLRTIADIPHKLSGSGWPEVIEIRGEVYMTYAEFQALKERSAAAGGQNYVNPRNTAAGSLRQKDPSVTASRNLRFFAYAWGFTTEDPAPTQYEAVQKFAEWGFQISPLMARAKSVDELIAHYHKIEEQRASLGYDIDGVVYKVDQLELQRRWGFVTGEPRWAVAHKFPAERATTRVRDIEIQVGRTGTLAPVARLDPVGVGGVTVVNVTLHNEDYIAGRDSNGLPIREGKDIRIGDTVTIQRAGDVIPQIVDVLLDKRPKDAEPYHMRDTCPVCGSPAVREINEKTGKEDSRRRCTGELICPAQAVESLKHFVSRGALDIEGLGAENIELFFARGLVKTPADIFALKTRRAEVQQALAHRREEQARAREDASGKTRKNVRAVEERNYEGLDKLFSAIDARREPELDRFIFSLGIRHIGETTAAVLARTFSSIDELRAKGIEAAAASGDLHQVFPSVNGLGDTVWEALRDFFDNPQNVEALDRLLVEVKPKDYVVTISADSQVAGKTVVFTGTLEKMSRSEAKAMAERVGAKVAGSVSAKTDILVAGPGAGSKLKAAQELGVEVISEDEWFARVGK; translated from the coding sequence ATGTCCGATCTTCCCCTCAAAGACGTTTCCGACCTCAGCGAAGCCGAGGCCCGCGACGAACTGGAGCGGTTGGCCGCGGCCATTGCCGAGGCGGATCTCGCCTATCACCAGAATGACGCACCGGAGATCACTGACGCCGAGTACGACGCCTTGCGCGTCCGCAATGCCGAGATCGAGACGGCCTTTCCCGATCTCGTGCGCAGCGACAGTCCCACGGGGAAAGTCGGTGCGGCTCCCGCCGAAGGCTTTTCCAAGGTCCGGCACGCCGTGCCGATGCTCAGCCTTGCCAAAGCTTACACCGATGACGATGTCGCCGATTTCATCGAGCGCGGCCGGCGCTTTTTCCAGAAGGACGAGGGACTGGAACTGGCCTTCACTGCCGAACCCAAGATCGACGGCCTTTCCGCATCGCTCCGATACGAAAACGGCGTCTTCGTGCAGGGCGCGACCCGGGGTGACGGTTCGGTAGGCGAGGACATTACCGCAAATCTCAGGACCATTGCCGACATCCCGCACAAGCTATCCGGATCAGGCTGGCCGGAGGTGATCGAAATTCGCGGCGAGGTCTACATGACCTATGCTGAATTCCAGGCCCTGAAGGAGCGTTCGGCCGCCGCGGGCGGGCAGAACTACGTCAATCCGCGCAACACGGCGGCGGGCTCCCTGCGCCAGAAGGATCCATCGGTCACCGCGAGCCGCAACCTCAGGTTCTTCGCCTATGCCTGGGGCTTTACCACTGAGGATCCGGCGCCGACCCAATACGAGGCCGTCCAGAAGTTCGCGGAATGGGGCTTCCAGATTAGCCCTCTGATGGCGCGGGCCAAGTCGGTGGACGAGCTCATTGCTCACTATCACAAGATCGAAGAGCAGCGGGCGTCGCTCGGCTACGACATCGACGGCGTGGTCTACAAGGTCGACCAGCTCGAGCTGCAGCGCCGATGGGGTTTCGTGACCGGCGAACCGCGATGGGCGGTGGCACATAAATTCCCGGCGGAGCGGGCGACGACGCGCGTACGCGACATTGAAATCCAGGTGGGCCGCACAGGCACCCTGGCGCCCGTCGCGCGGCTCGATCCGGTGGGCGTCGGCGGGGTCACAGTGGTCAACGTGACGCTCCACAACGAGGACTATATTGCCGGGCGCGACAGCAATGGCCTGCCGATCCGCGAGGGCAAGGACATCCGCATCGGCGATACCGTGACGATCCAGCGCGCCGGCGACGTCATTCCGCAGATCGTCGATGTTCTGCTCGACAAGCGTCCGAAGGATGCCGAGCCGTATCACATGCGCGATACCTGTCCGGTCTGCGGGTCGCCGGCCGTTCGGGAAATCAACGAGAAGACCGGCAAGGAAGATTCGCGCCGACGCTGCACGGGTGAACTGATCTGTCCCGCTCAGGCCGTCGAAAGCCTCAAGCACTTCGTCTCGCGCGGCGCCCTCGATATCGAGGGCCTTGGTGCGGAGAATATCGAACTCTTCTTCGCCAGGGGGCTCGTGAAGACCCCGGCTGATATCTTTGCGCTCAAGACCCGACGCGCCGAGGTCCAGCAGGCCCTGGCGCACCGTCGCGAGGAGCAAGCCCGGGCGCGCGAGGACGCCTCGGGCAAGACGCGCAAAAACGTCCGTGCCGTTGAAGAGCGCAACTACGAAGGGCTCGACAAGCTCTTTTCCGCCATCGATGCGCGGCGTGAGCCTGAGCTCGACAGGTTCATCTTTTCGCTCGGGATCAGGCATATCGGCGAGACAACTGCTGCAGTGCTCGCGCGGACCTTCTCGAGCATCGACGAATTGCGCGCCAAGGGCATCGAGGCGGCCGCCGCGAGCGGCGATCTGCACCAGGTCTTTCCGTCGGTGAACGGCCTCGGCGATACCGTATGGGAAGCGTTGCGCGATTTCTTCGACAACCCGCAGAACGTGGAAGCGCTCGACAGGCTCTTGGTGGAGGTGAAACCAAAGGACTACGTCGTCACCATCTCCGCCGACAGCCAGGTAGCGGGGAAAACCGTGGTGTTCACCGGCACGCTCGAAAAAATGTCACGATCCGAAGCCAAGGCTATGGCCGAGAGGGTGGGCGCGAAGGTGGCCGGATCGGTTTCGGCCAAGACCGATATCCTGGTGGCCGGTCCCGGTGCAGGTTCCAAGCTGAAGGCGGCGCAGGAGCTGGGCGTGGAGGTCATCAGCGAGGACGAGTGGTTCGCGCGCGTCGGTAAGTAG
- a CDS encoding heavy metal-binding domain-containing protein, with protein sequence MILSTTPTLEGRPIRDYLGIATGEVIVGANIFKDLFAGIRDIVGGRAGAYESTLRDARQQAYRELAEEARRMGADAVVGIDIDYEVVGQNGSMLMVSVSGTAVKL encoded by the coding sequence ATGATTCTCTCGACCACGCCCACCCTCGAAGGCCGCCCGATCCGCGACTATCTCGGCATCGCAACAGGCGAAGTCATCGTCGGCGCCAATATCTTCAAGGATCTGTTCGCCGGCATTCGCGACATCGTCGGCGGCCGGGCGGGCGCCTACGAGTCGACATTGCGCGACGCGCGACAGCAGGCCTATCGCGAACTGGCGGAAGAAGCCCGGAGAATGGGGGCGGACGCGGTGGTAGGCATCGACATCGACTATGAAGTCGTCGGCCAGAATGGCTCGATGTTGATGGTTTCGGTATCGGGGACCGCCGTCAAACTCTGA